The region TGCCATATCTTTTCTTGTAGACTTTCTCCCTAAAAAAGTGTtatgcaaggaaaaaaaaactagtatCATTTATAAAGCAACTGTTATGTTTAGTTAAAACACTCAAATCACTCACCTTGGCGTCTAAAGATATAAAGAAATGATACAATCATAACTATGAAGACCAGCCCCACTATTCCACTGCAGATGTATACAGAATACCAAAGCCGCTGCAGACCATCGTTTGGAGGTGTATTTAGATCATGTACTGTTGTAGGTACATAACAAGGAGAAAATATTAAAGAgatgtaataattataaataaaaaacaataataccatGTTGTAAAGGTCATGTCCTTACTTGTGTTGTTCGGAGTGGGTGAAAACTCTTCATTCTTATTATCagctgaaaatataataaaaatgtcttagtaaagacattaaataatagtttacaatttataatcaacaaaatgtgtGAATATTTACATTCTATTATTGAATCTAATAATAATGTCTCTTACCTGTCACAGTCACATTAATAGTGTGGCCTATAGACATGTCGAGTTGTTGTCATTATCAACTTATGGTTCTTATCAACAATGAATgcatttgtccaaaaaaaaaaaaaaaaaacttacctgtGTTGCTTTTGAATGTGTAAACCTCATCCTCCTTATTCTATTACAAATATATTGGCCTATATAATGTAGAAACATGTCTTTCTTTTCCTAATGTCTCTTACCTGTCACAGTCACATTAATAACATGGCCTATAGACATGTCGCTTTCTTTACATCTGTAGAAACCTGCATCCTCCATTGATATGTTCAGGAAAACCAGGAAAGCCATCCCTTGATGTTCTGTGATGTTCTTCCACTCAGTTGTTATGTGATTTGAGTAATTTAAAGATTTACAGTCATCTCCATAGCGTTTGCACCATGAGACTCTTGGGTTCCTGTGACATCCATCTAGAGTAATAGTACAGTTTATCTTCAACACGCTCCTAACAGGAGCTAGAAACACTGTGTTTCGTGGCACTCTGACCACTGAATGACAATTCATCTCAGACCCTAaaggaatgaagaaaaaaaataggtcAAGAAAAAAAGTAGAGAGTAATCTTTTTTAGTATGTCAGGTCTTTAGATAGCTGTATTGACatcatccactaaattaaactgtttaAGACCACAAGCAGAATTTTCatacaatcctgaaaaaaagtttttgatactgttatttaaaCTAACAAGAATATTTACTGGTATAAACATTAATAGAACAACTTTATAGAACAAATAAAGAACAAATCTCAAGTGTACGTGTTTGTACAAATGCTGAAACACATCACCCTAAACATCTGatgatttgtttagatttttaattttttttttcatagaggtGGTTTAGCATTTCATAGTAATCGTGCATCACACCCATTAGTGTAATGCAGCACGTTAATGTCTGAGGCTTTACCTTTGATTATTCTATGCTTTTGGACAAGTCAAAGGTTCTTCATCTAAATTAATCTGATTTAAGATCATTTAGATAATTATTCAAAGTATACAGTggtatctaaaatataaatgaaaattctggtaTTCAAATTTATAAGCAAACATTTACAAgcatgtatattataaataaatgtataacacataatatttgtatataaaactattatacatcagtgattttttttttcttcttttgtaactTTTGTAAGGTCAGGTACTACTCATAAAACCCTCTGAACATTATCTGCCATATGCATTGCACACATGCCATggcattacatttaacaaatatacCATAATACATCCCAACACATCACATTTAGGAATATATATCTGACTAACATCAGTCAGTCTATAGGGCAGGTCTGAATACTCACCATCCATGGTGCCGCTGGCAGTGACACACATCAATATCACAATAGTGGCCAGGATAATCTGAAGACAGAGCTGCTTAATGTTGAAGGTCTTTTATCAGAAAATGCgtatttaaaatctaatataaaaatgaaagcagtGCACACTTTCATATGTTTGTGAAGCTGTAAGTTCTTCCAAGACATCTCTTACcatctctgtttctcttttcttgtACTTCTTAACTTGTATCTTCAAATCCTTGAATCACAGGTGCTTTTCACTTGTGTTGTTTCTCaccaatcatttttatttgttagtcGGCTTTGTGTCTGTGTCCGTTTCTGATCATTGTTCTTCTTAGTTTGTCTTCCTTCGACATTGACAGTGTCAGACCTCTTCTTGTGTGTCTGTAGTGGTTTCAAGTTGTAGTGTTTTCATGTTGTCTGAACCTCGTCCAGGGTGTTTGAACTTTCATGCAAATATTGAAGATAAAAGGGATTAAGAAAAAGTAGgcagtgttgccaatttagcaGTTTTGTTGCTAGATTTGGTAACTTTGGTTCTCTAGACTACcctatagaaaaaaatattctttccAAAAAGCACTTAGCAactatctattttatttaatttaatttagctatttttgaaatgtatttggcaacttttagcaacttttgaaaagtgattcaatcaataaaaagacatttcCTGTAACCCTACAACACAACAAATTGCAaagcataattaaaaatataggtaaaataactgaaaactaatactgaaaattatttcatattgaCAGTAAATGTGcccattttttttcacaaacctttctaataattaattaaaaatatactaattaaATCTATAGCCTATTGTgtggttttaatatttattatgaacatACATTCAATGTAATTGTTTATGAACATGTAACTTCAATAATCCAATGCAGTGTTTAACtacaaataatatgtttatattacttttaaattacttttctaaatgaACATATTTCGAATCTAATTTTTCACTGAGATGGCTAGTCACTTTGAGTTATTTCATGCAATTACACGATTTTACCAATTTTATGTTGTTACATAATGACGTTATCGTGTAATGACATTTCAACCTCATTTATCAACAAATCAACCTACCTTTAAGCAACTTCCACTGAAAATTGGTTGGCAACACTGACTGTAGCACAATGAGTTCAAATGAACTCAGTGGCACCTCCTCGTGGATAATGACTGAACAGCAGCACAGTCAGAATACACACATTAATTGTGACCTAAACAAAGGCCTAAATTAGCTTTCAGAGATACACAGTGTgcagaattttaaattttaaaaagaaaaaaaaaaaaagaccttactACAAGACATAAGTACGTTACATTTTTTGCATCATAAATCCTACATTGATCTAGAAATGTTAGattgttcagtgttttttaacATTCTTCTGTGCTCCTCCTATCATAATCTCAATCAAAAATCAACCacattatttgtatgtttgtgatgTGGTTCCCTTTCAAGTAGCACATTCTACAGTCTATAACGGAAAATATCAATTCTTTACCTTGTGTGTAACAAGTAGGGCAATGAAAGGTCATTGTTGTGGTGTTTGCACTGAAGAAGCCTTTTTATTGCCATTACACATATGTTTGCAGCCTAATTATGTTTTCCCCCATATGTTTctattgtaaacacacacacacacacacacacacacacacacacacacacacacacacacacacacacacacacacacacacacatatatatatatatatacagtcgtggccaaaaatattggccccctttgtaaatatgatcaaaaaaggctgtgaaaattcttctgcattgttaatccttttggtcttttatttaaaaaaaaaaaatcacaaaaatgtatcctttaattggataataagaatttaaaatggggggaaatatcattatgaaataaatgtttttttttttttttaacctccatttgccagtttaacagctctaaatgttctcctataatgcctgatgaggttagagaacacctgacaagagatcagagaccattcctttattcagaatcactccagaccctttagattcccagctccatgttggtgcttctcctctccCAGATTTGTCCGCTGCACATCCATGAtacgaatctcccgttccaccacatcccaaagctgctctattggattgagatctggtgactgcaggatggatccatgctttcgtgttctttacgccaaattctgaccctaccatctgaatgtcacggcagaaatcgagactcatcagaccagacaacgtttttccaatcttctattgtccaattttggtgagcgtGTGCGAATTGTACTCTCCGTTTCCAGTTCTTAGCTGTCAGGAGCGGCACCCATTGTGgtattctgctgctgtagcccatctgcttcagggttcgacgtgttgtgcgttcagagatgctattctgcataccttgattgtaacgagtggttatttgagtcactgttgcctttctatcatctctaaccagtctgtccattctcctctgacctctgacatcaacaaggcattttattccacacaactgccgctcactggatattttctctttttcagaccattctctgtaaaccttGGAGATAGTtatgtgtgaaaatcccagtagatcagcagtttttaaaatactcagaccagcccgtctggcaccaacaaccattcgttcacagtcacttaaatcccctttcttccccattctgatgctcggtttgaacttcagcaagtcttcttcaccacatctagatacctaaatgcattgagttgctgccatgtgattggctgattagcaatttgtgttaccaagcaattgaataggtgttaTTAATAAAGTGGCTagtgagtgtatatatgtatatataagattTAAGGTAGGGGTGGTTAAGGGACtctcaatatatctatataatactaaaaatgtaattatatatttataataaaaatataaaaattgtgagaattgttaaacatttttacattttatatgctacctgtcacggtaggaaatccattggttcctccgtgtcatgttttgtgtttgtttttgtactcacgtagtctccatgtgctcgtttggttgattgttgtcacctgtgtgttgattgtttcgctccagctgatcctcatctccactcagctacataaactcactcatctctctgtctgttgtcagattctcattcatgtctcagcttcccagttggattaccgtctcccgtgttcgtgttctggattgtgttcgtgttgtcgtcttcatGTGAGTGTtcccggtctgttcctggtttcatccatcgaccgccttcacattcaccaccgacttcaccatcagcacttctcacgccaccgtagaccttctctcaccattgcctacatactggactctattatcaataaacttcttctgattgcctgcaattgcttcctcctcttttacgagccatcacagtaggatctgaacatcatggaagcagcaggcgatcgctccccatctcatctggaggagtttctgcagagagccgttggtcgtatggatcgccaagacaaggcgatagatgagatgggtcgagctttccaagcaatggtgacgaaggtgtccgagctcgctctccaggctcaacaacaacaacaaccgccacccgctgcgcctcccacgccacccacaccgccgatcgtctccgggggggatttcccagtccgaaccacgcctccccatccctgagaaatatgcgggtgagccaaagttttgtcgatcatttctgtctcattgttctctgcacttcgccctgcagccccgcacgtttAACACCGAGGAAAAGAAggtggcattcgtcttgtcactactgacggggagggctgccctctgggggacggcggtgtgggagaaccaagacagctgctgtgcctcgttccacgccctttcggaggagatgagacgggtcttcgaacgctccgtcgccgggagggaggcggctagacttcttacggacctacgtcaggaagacaggtccgtatccgactattccattgagttccgcaccctggcggcggagtgtaagtggaacgaagaggcgcagtgggatcacttcctgcatgggttggctgaccacatccaacaggagatccgcgccatcgagctccccacttctctcaatggcctgatcgacctcaccatcagagtagacaaccgactcgaccaagccgccagacggagggggagaacagttctcgcgaccagaccagaggctcagcgtcagcgctcagaggttgcggtcagcccaccgggagatcttgaacccatgcaggtggggcgagctcggctctcccgggaggagaggatcaggcggagatccctgggactGTGTTTATACTGCTTcagccaagaacatcacatccagcgctgtccggtaaaagaccaagcccgatagtaaaacggaggctactatcgggtgggatctctgccaggaagacctcatctacatcgacactccttccggtgagtctacggtggtccacccacacactcgatcatcacgctttgttggattctggggcCGAGGGTAGTTTCATGGACTTTAAGTTTGCTACTAgactcaacattcctctcacctccctcaaacaccccattgcaccttttgcactcaacggacacagactgccagtcatcacacagaccactttacctgtttctctcatcacatctggcaaccatacggaggagatttcattttacatcacggactcacctcaatcTCCCATTGTTCTcggtcacacctggctccagaaacacaaccccaggatcgattggcgcctcggatctgtggctagctggagcgaggagtgtcattggtcttgtcttttgtctgctggtgttaatgtttctgagtctgtgtttcagggggaagcagtggatttggctaacgtgcccgcggagtaccacgacctgaaggaggtgttcaggaagtctcgtgctgattctcttcctcctcatcgtccctatgactgtgcgatagagttattgccaggaacttcctccgcctaagggcaagttatattctttgtctattccagagacggcggccatggagaaatatatatccagttctctagcaacggggttcatccgcccttcttcttctccagcgggggcggggttcttttttgtgggaaagaaggacggatccttgcgaccttgcattgactaccgagggctgaacaacataacggtaaagaatacctatcctttgccgcttatgtcttcagcttttgagaggttgcagggagcgtccgttttcactaaattggacttacgtaatgcttatcatttggtccgcatcagggagggggatgagtggaagactgcctttaacacccctagaggccattttgagtact is a window of Cyprinus carpio isolate SPL01 chromosome B1, ASM1834038v1, whole genome shotgun sequence DNA encoding:
- the LOC109105031 gene encoding uncharacterized protein LOC109105031 isoform X1; its protein translation is MGKCVFQIIYNLAVSLLLLSLSVSGTTNGSEMNCHSVVRVPRNTVFLAPVRSVLKINCTITLDGCHRNPRVSWCKRYGDDCKSLNYSNHITTEWKNITEHQGMAFLVFLNISMEDAGFYRCKESDMSIGHVINVTVTADNKNEEFSPTPNNTIHDLNTPPNDGLQRLWYSVYICSGIVGLVFIVMIVSFLYIFRRQGRKSTRKDMANKNQFMETQKNDLLLPPHLYLNSDVLTSVVYRV
- the LOC109105031 gene encoding uncharacterized protein LOC109105031 isoform X2, which gives rise to MIILATIVILMCVTASGTMDGSEMNCHSVVRVPRNTVFLAPVRSVLKINCTITLDGCHRNPRVSWCKRYGDDCKSLNYSNHITTEWKNITEHQGMAFLVFLNISMEDAGFYRCKESDMSIGHVINVTVTADNKNEEFSPTPNNTIHDLNTPPNDGLQRLWYSVYICSGIVGLVFIVMIVSFLYIFRRQGRKSTRKDMANKNQFMETQKNDLLLPPHLYLNSDVLTSVVYRV
- the LOC109105031 gene encoding uncharacterized protein LOC109105031 isoform X3, with the protein product MGKCVFQIIYNLAVSLLLLSLSVSGTTNGSEMNCHSVVRVPRNTVFLAPVRSVLKINCTITLDGCHRNPRVSWCKRYGDDCKSLNYSNHITTEWKNITEHQGMAFLVFLNISMEDAGFYRCKESDMSIGHVINVTVTVHDLNTPPNDGLQRLWYSVYICSGIVGLVFIVMIVSFLYIFRRQGRKSTRKDMANKNQFMETQKNDLLLPPHLYLNSDVLTSVVYRV